CGCGCCGTGCTCCAACCAGCGCCGTTCGGCGTGGTCGAACAGGGCGCCCTGCAGCGACACTGACACGAGGCCCAGTCTATCGCACAGGTGTTCGAGCTATAGCCGGGATGCGCCCGGTCCCTCATGTGACATGACGTCGCCGGGGTTCGACAGCGCACAGCTTTTCAGGCTCAGGCAGCCACACCCGATGCAGTCGGCCAGATTGTCGCGCAGGCGCTGCAGGTGCAGGATTCTGTCGTCGATGTCCTGGCGCCAGCCGGCCGAGAGTCGCGCCCAGTCGCGGCTCGTGGGGATCCGGTCGGTGGGCAGGGTCGCGAGCGCGTCGCGTACCCGGGCCAGGGGGATGCCGAGGCGCTGCGACATTCGGATGAACGCGACGCGCCGCAGCGTCTCGCGGCTGTAGCGGCGTTGGTTGCCGGAGGTGCGACGGCTCGAGATCAGGCCTTCGCGCTCGTAGAAGTGCAGTGCCGAGATGGCCACCCCGGCGCGGGAGGCCAGTTCGCCCGGCGACAACTCAAGGTTGTTCATACACCTGAACAATAGTTGAGGTGGCTGTTGGGGTTACGGTTCTACATGTGAGTGCTGTGACTCTGGGCGCCAATTCCGAGGTCGGGACCCTGCGCTCGGTGATCCTGCATCGGCCCGGCGCCGAACTGCAGAGGCTGACACCGCGCAACAACGACAAACTTCTCTTCGACGGCCTGCCATGGGTCTCTCGGGCTCAGGACGAGCACGACGCCTTCGCCGAAGTGCTGCGCTCCCGCGGAGTCGAGGTCCTGCTCCTCGCGGATCTGCTCGGTGAGGCTCTGGCCAGCGGGGCGGCCCGAATGCACGGCATCTCCGCGGCCGTGGACTCGCGTCGGCTGGGGTTGCCCCTGGCCCAAGAACTTTCGGCGTACCTGCGCAGCCTGGAACCGACGGCGCTGGCGCACGTGCTGATGGCCGGCATGACGTTCACCGAGCTGCCGCTCGCGCAGAACGAACTCTCGCTGGTGCGCCGCATGCATCACGGCGGCGATTTCGTGATCGAACCGCTGCCCAACCTGCTGTTCACTCGCGACTCGTCATTCTGGATCGGGCCGCGCGTGGCGATCACGTCGCTGGCGCTGCCCGCCCGCATCCGCGAGACGTCGCTGACCGATCTGATTTATGCGCACCATCCCCGTTTCCTCGGTGTGCGGCGAGCCTACGAGTCGCGGTCCGCCCCGGTCGAGGGTGGCGATGTGCTGCTCTTGGCTCCAGGTGTCGTGGCCGTCGGGGTGGGGGAGCGGACGACGCCGGCCGGGGCGGAGGCCCTGGCGCGCAGCCTGTTCGACGATGACCTGGCGCACACGGTGCTGGCGGTGCCGATCGCTCAGGAGCGCGCGCAGATGCACCTGGACACCGTGTGCACCATGGTCGACGTCGACGCCGTCGTGATGTACCCGAACGTCGTCGACTCGTTGTCCGCCTTCACTATTCGCCGTCTTGGCGACGGCGGCGTGCAGATCGCGGACGCGGCCCCATTCGTGGAGGCCGCGGCGGCGGCCATGGGGATCGACAAGTTGCGGGTGATCGCCACGGGCTTGGACCCGGTGACCGCCGAGCGTGAGCAGTGGGATGACGGCAACAACACCCTGGCGGTGGCCCCCGGTGTGGTGGTCGCCTACGAGCGCAACTCCGAAACCAATGCGCGGCTTGAGGATTCGGGGATCGAGGTGCTGCGAATCTCGGCCTCCGAGCTGGGGACGGGGCGTGGAGGCCCGCGCTGTATGTCGTGTCCGGCGGCGCGCGATCCGCTGTAGTTGCTCGTGCTCCCCTTCGGCGCGAGATTGCGTGTCCTGCCTGGTCGCGAGATTGCATGTAGGGCTGTAGATCGGCGCCCGCGACGACCCTGGGTGCAATCTCGGTGGGGTGGGCAGCGCCGGCCTTGTATGCCATTGTCGCGAGATTGCATTCAGGGCTGTTGATCGGCCCCCGCGACGACCCTAGGCGCAATCTGGCCGAACTGTGCCCCGTAATGCAATGCCCCGCAATCGAAACGCCTCGTTCACCCGGCGCACGATGAACTTCCTGCTGTGCTCGGCAACGACGTGCCTGACGATCCACCCCTGACCGGCCACCAATTCGTTGCGGCCGATGTCGTGCACGAAGCGTGAGCGATCAGAGAAATGCTTTTCGCCGTCATAGTCGCAACCGATCATCTCGTCGTCCCAGCCCATGTCGAGATAGGCCGTGCTGAACCCGTCGGTGACCGGGATCTGCGTGCGCGGGCGTGGGAAGCCCGCATCCGTCAGGACCAGCCGAAGCCAGCTCTCCCTGGGCGACTGCGCGCCGGCATCCAAGAGCGGCGCCACATCTCGTGCCTGCGCCACTCCGCGCGCACCGGGATACAGCTCCGCCAGGTCGAGCACCGACTCCGACTCTATTCCGGTCGCTCGCGCCAACGCGTCGAGATGTGCGACGGCGGGGTCACGAGTCAGGTGCCGCGCCAGGTCCAACGCCGTTCTAGTCGGCGATGTGACGTACAGGCCCCGGACCCTGACGATTTCGTCGAACGAGAACCGCTCGTTGCGGGCGATGATGCCCGGCGGCGGGCGGGGGCAATGCCACAGCAGTTCGATGGGAATGTCGCTGTCGATCCACAACGCACCGTGCAACGCTGCCGCGGCGCGACCGGCGATGATCGCTCGCCGTCCGGACCACAGCCACGCGGCCTTCGTGCGCATCCACAGCGACGCTCGGGCGTCCTTGTGCACGTAAACGTTGGGCAAGATCGCGCGGTAATTCCAGCGCAGCTGAGCGCGGGTCAGCGCGCCGCTTCTGAGGGCTTCTGTGCCGAGGAATGGACTGTCCATGGGGGCATGTTCAGCGGCGAAGGTGACACGCCCCGCCGAAATTGCACGGAGGGCGGTGGGATCTGTGGATCAACGACCGTCTGTGCAATTTCGCACGCGAGCGACTGGCGTTGGCCAAGGCGGCTCGGCGCCCAAACCCGACTATCGCCAGGACGGCAACCAGATCTCCATATTCCAGGTGTGCTGGGAGATCGGCATTCCGGTCAGCACCGGGAACAACCACACGAAGTTCGTGATCACCACCGCGAGGTAGAGACACACCACGATCGCGCCAAGCGTGCGGCGCTCGGGGTCACGCGTCGGTTTGTACAGGATGTCGCCGCATATCAGGGCTATCGCCATCACCAGGAACGGCGCCATGGTCGCGGCGTAGAAGAAGTACATCTGCCGGTCGATGTCGGCGAACCACGGCAACCAACCGGCGCAGTACCCCACCAGAACGACCGCGTAGCG
The DNA window shown above is from Mycolicibacterium confluentis and carries:
- the soxR gene encoding redox-sensitive transcriptional activator SoxR, producing the protein MNNLELSPGELASRAGVAISALHFYEREGLISSRRTSGNQRRYSRETLRRVAFIRMSQRLGIPLARVRDALATLPTDRIPTSRDWARLSAGWRQDIDDRILHLQRLRDNLADCIGCGCLSLKSCALSNPGDVMSHEGPGASRL
- the arcA gene encoding arginine deiminase; this encodes MTLGANSEVGTLRSVILHRPGAELQRLTPRNNDKLLFDGLPWVSRAQDEHDAFAEVLRSRGVEVLLLADLLGEALASGAARMHGISAAVDSRRLGLPLAQELSAYLRSLEPTALAHVLMAGMTFTELPLAQNELSLVRRMHHGGDFVIEPLPNLLFTRDSSFWIGPRVAITSLALPARIRETSLTDLIYAHHPRFLGVRRAYESRSAPVEGGDVLLLAPGVVAVGVGERTTPAGAEALARSLFDDDLAHTVLAVPIAQERAQMHLDTVCTMVDVDAVVMYPNVVDSLSAFTIRRLGDGGVQIADAAPFVEAAAAAMGIDKLRVIATGLDPVTAEREQWDDGNNTLAVAPGVVVAYERNSETNARLEDSGIEVLRISASELGTGRGGPRCMSCPAARDPL